In the Prosthecobacter algae genome, one interval contains:
- a CDS encoding M15 family metallopeptidase, whose amino-acid sequence MKTEEIKKMQHRIGVTADGFWGPESIAACRAHLRGLMPKLCEWPKADGASLRAFYGRPGDEGNLVSFAFPYPVFYGGKRVTKGRCHWKVKDSLLRILTRIGNIHGEERGIMEEAEDYGGIYNYRNKRGGSTLSVHAWGAAIDLDADDNSFRETWPVQADMPLEIMEEFAREGWVSAGAFWGYDAMHFQATR is encoded by the coding sequence ATGAAAACAGAAGAGATAAAGAAGATGCAGCACCGGATTGGTGTGACGGCGGATGGGTTTTGGGGGCCGGAGTCGATTGCGGCGTGCCGGGCTCATTTGAGGGGGCTGATGCCGAAACTGTGTGAGTGGCCGAAGGCGGATGGGGCGAGCCTGAGGGCGTTTTATGGCAGGCCCGGGGATGAGGGCAATCTGGTGAGCTTTGCCTTTCCATACCCGGTCTTTTACGGGGGGAAGCGGGTGACGAAGGGGCGCTGCCACTGGAAGGTGAAGGACAGCTTGCTACGGATCCTGACGAGGATCGGCAATATCCATGGGGAGGAGCGGGGAATCATGGAGGAGGCGGAGGATTACGGCGGCATCTACAATTATCGCAACAAGCGGGGAGGCTCGACGCTGTCGGTGCATGCCTGGGGGGCGGCGATTGACCTGGATGCGGATGACAATTCGTTCCGCGAGACCTGGCCGGTGCAGGCGGACATGCCGCTGGAGATCATGGAGGAGTTTGCAAGGGAGGGTTGGGTGAGCGCGGGGGCGTTCTGGGGTTATGATGCGATGCATTTTCAGGCGACGCGATAG
- a CDS encoding DUF1353 domain-containing protein produces MTAMERMPVIIPVRDASVGFGLLPRWLFPWVRGPLWRLAEAYDFDLAGTEAGRFCIPGGYEFDKASIPPLFWGPPLNYLPDGLCLLPALEHDFLCDLLSGGSRWLEERLDGVPMCPAAADVHEHFRLRLHECGVRPGKAEAMGRAVAALGPQGWAWPWLKTGAIAAGLTIYWIL; encoded by the coding sequence ATGACTGCGATGGAACGGATGCCGGTGATCATTCCGGTGCGGGATGCGTCGGTGGGCTTTGGTCTGCTGCCAAGGTGGCTTTTCCCGTGGGTGCGGGGGCCGCTTTGGCGGCTGGCTGAGGCTTATGATTTTGATCTGGCCGGCACGGAGGCGGGGAGGTTTTGCATTCCAGGGGGCTATGAGTTCGACAAGGCGAGCATTCCGCCGCTGTTTTGGGGTCCGCCTTTGAACTATCTGCCGGACGGGCTGTGTTTGCTGCCAGCCCTGGAACATGACTTTTTGTGTGACCTGCTGAGTGGGGGATCGCGATGGCTGGAAGAACGGCTGGACGGGGTGCCGATGTGTCCTGCGGCAGCGGATGTTCATGAGCATTTTAGGCTGAGACTGCATGAATGCGGGGTGCGGCCAGGAAAGGCGGAGGCCATGGGGCGGGCGGTTGCGGCGCTGGGGCCGCAGGGATGGGCGTGGCCCTGGCTGAAGACCGGGGCAATTGCGGCGGGACTAACCATTTATTGGATCTTATGA